In Capillimicrobium parvum, a genomic segment contains:
- a CDS encoding M20 family metallopeptidase, whose amino-acid sequence MSEATGMQEMAHMRADGAFDEAYLVGVLRSLVRAQSVNPGIYEAAMAQAVQRALGGLPLEVSVVEFAPGRPSVGAVLRGSGDGPRLVLNGHMDTVPIDDADQWTKDPFGGEVCDGFLYGRGACDMKAGLAVQVAVARYLAAHRERLRGDLVLHFAAGEELGEPGTLSLLEAGLTGDYGITTEPTGLRVATATRGLAFIRIRVHGRSIHASRAQYGVNPVSRLAPVLAVIEEYSAEVATRGHPLLSSGSCTPTLVTGGVKENAVADYCELTLDRRMLPSEDGHEELEVLRARLEAIKAHDPDFAFDIRHLVEPWAGTEIDPGSAFAQRVVAAVGAVTGEPGEIYGAPFGSDVRNLVNDAGIEAVTFGPGNIVETHCADERVSVEQLRQAAWPPPASPRNSSCDVQGPTSPLTMSESAVVW is encoded by the coding sequence GTGAGCGAGGCGACAGGCATGCAGGAGATGGCGCACATGCGCGCCGACGGGGCCTTCGACGAGGCGTACCTCGTCGGCGTGCTGCGGTCGCTGGTGCGGGCGCAGAGCGTCAATCCGGGCATCTATGAGGCGGCGATGGCCCAGGCGGTGCAACGGGCGCTCGGCGGGCTGCCGCTGGAGGTCTCGGTCGTCGAGTTCGCCCCGGGGCGCCCGTCCGTCGGTGCGGTCCTGCGCGGCTCGGGCGACGGTCCGCGGCTCGTCCTCAACGGGCACATGGACACGGTGCCGATCGACGACGCCGACCAGTGGACGAAGGACCCGTTCGGCGGCGAGGTCTGCGACGGCTTCCTCTACGGGCGCGGCGCCTGCGACATGAAGGCGGGCCTCGCCGTCCAGGTCGCCGTGGCGCGATATCTCGCCGCGCATCGCGAGCGCCTGCGCGGCGACCTCGTGCTGCACTTCGCCGCCGGCGAGGAGCTAGGCGAGCCGGGGACCCTGTCGCTGCTGGAGGCCGGGCTCACCGGCGACTACGGCATCACGACCGAGCCGACCGGGCTGCGCGTCGCCACCGCCACCCGCGGGCTGGCGTTCATCCGCATCCGCGTTCACGGCCGCTCGATCCACGCGAGCCGTGCCCAGTACGGCGTCAACCCGGTGTCCCGCCTGGCGCCGGTGCTCGCGGTCATCGAGGAGTACAGCGCCGAGGTCGCGACTCGGGGCCACCCGCTGCTGTCCAGCGGCTCGTGCACCCCGACGCTGGTGACCGGCGGTGTCAAGGAGAACGCGGTCGCCGACTACTGCGAGCTGACGCTGGACCGCCGGATGCTTCCCAGCGAGGACGGCCACGAGGAGCTCGAGGTGCTGCGCGCGCGGTTGGAGGCGATCAAGGCGCACGACCCGGACTTCGCGTTCGACATCCGGCACCTCGTCGAGCCGTGGGCGGGCACGGAGATCGATCCCGGGTCCGCGTTCGCCCAGCGTGTCGTCGCCGCCGTGGGGGCGGTGACGGGCGAGCCCGGGGAGATCTACGGAGCGCCGTTCGGCAGCGATGTGCGCAACCTGGTCAACGACGCCGGCATCGAGGCGGTCACCTTCGGCCCCGGCAACATCGTCGAGACGCACTGCGCCGACGAGCGCGTGTCGGTCGAGCAGCTGCGTCAGGCCGCCTGGCCACCGCCCGCGTCGCCGCGGAACTCCTCATGTGACGTTCAGGGCCCGACGAGCCCGCTGACGATGAGCGAGTCCGCCGTCGTCTGGTAG
- a CDS encoding fumarylacetoacetate hydrolase family protein, whose protein sequence is MQLATLDLDEGTVAALRTDEGFRPIEGFADVGALLGSGPDWRATAQAAMAADAIAHDAAAVLRPILDPGAVVCVGVNFRAHIREMGVDLPDHPTLFSKLPRALTDPDAVIPLPAAAPGCVDYEGELAVIVGAGGRDIAPADAWDAVAGLSAANDVSIRDVQMRSTQWFAGKTWERSTPIGPTVVTLDEVGDIDTLELRVRVNGDLRQHGSLGDLIFGIPDLVADISRIVTLHPGDIILTGTPSGVAYAMSPPAYLRDDDVVEVSIDRVGTLSNTFRAASLAIAGEETRA, encoded by the coding sequence ATGCAACTCGCCACGCTTGATCTGGACGAAGGCACCGTCGCCGCGCTGAGGACCGACGAGGGCTTTCGGCCGATCGAGGGCTTCGCCGACGTCGGCGCCCTGCTGGGCAGCGGACCGGACTGGCGGGCGACCGCTCAGGCGGCCATGGCGGCGGACGCGATCGCCCATGATGCGGCGGCCGTGCTTCGGCCGATCCTCGATCCCGGTGCCGTCGTCTGCGTCGGGGTGAACTTTCGCGCCCACATCCGCGAGATGGGAGTTGACCTTCCCGACCATCCGACGCTGTTCTCCAAGCTCCCGCGGGCGCTGACCGACCCGGACGCCGTCATCCCGCTCCCTGCGGCGGCGCCGGGATGCGTCGACTACGAAGGGGAGCTCGCGGTGATCGTGGGGGCCGGGGGCCGGGACATCGCCCCGGCTGACGCGTGGGACGCGGTCGCCGGGCTGAGCGCCGCCAACGACGTCTCGATCCGCGACGTGCAGATGCGATCGACGCAGTGGTTCGCCGGCAAGACCTGGGAGCGTTCCACTCCCATCGGCCCCACGGTCGTGACACTCGACGAGGTGGGCGACATCGACACCCTCGAACTGCGCGTCCGCGTCAACGGCGATCTGCGCCAGCACGGGAGCCTCGGCGATCTGATCTTCGGCATCCCGGACCTCGTCGCCGACATCTCGCGCATCGTCACCCTCCATCCCGGTGACATCATCCTGACGGGGACCCCCAGCGGTGTCGCCTACGCCATGAGCCCACCGGCCTATCTGCGCGACGACGACGTCGTCGAGGTGTCGATCGACCGCGTGGGCACGCTCTCGAACACCTTCCGGGCCGCGTCCCTGGCGATCGCCGGTGAGGAGACGCGGGCATGA
- a CDS encoding hydantoinase/oxoprolinase family protein, which produces MHYAGIDIGGTFTDLVLYDAGNGDVHVHKVRSTPSDPGQALIQGLVELTDRAGVDASDVVAVLHGTTVATNAVLEHRGARTGMITTEGFRDVVHIGRHQRPEHYSVMQDIPWQSRPFVERCHRKTVSERLIPPRGDVMRPLDEDAVRVAARELREAGVEAVAVCFLFSYLDPAHERRAAEIVREEMPDAFVTTSADVVPQFREFERFTTTSINAFVGPGTGRYLGRLSAGLDAAGIRGQVGIMRSNGGLASADAAAERPVTMLMSGPAAGVLGGAWAGSLIGRKRLITFDVGGTSADIAIVTEQGVVEASARDSQVAGFPVLVPMIDVHAIGAGGGSIARVDDVGAFRVGPQSAGAEPGPAAYGNGGDQPTVTDAHVALGRLDPDRFLGGRMQLDRDAALAVIERLAGEMEMDADAAAEGVLALVNATMAQAIRSRTVQKGHDPREFALVAFGGAGPLHAAEVAAELEIPEVIVPPHPGITSATGLLTSDLRYDGMRTVFASERDIDFGDLGRRLDELEEELRGGLRRDGVRDGDMRVERALDCRYRGQGYELRVPLGASGVDAEAFATFHRLHRMEYGREFAVPIEVVNMRITVSGARSKLERVPAGSGDLGAAVLDRRPAVFRVDGELRAMETVIVDRANLSPGNQVDGPAIFVQEDTTTVVPPGWRARTEDNGVLVLTSIANGG; this is translated from the coding sequence ATGCACTACGCAGGCATCGACATCGGCGGCACGTTCACCGACCTGGTGCTCTACGACGCCGGCAACGGCGACGTCCACGTCCACAAGGTGCGCTCCACCCCGAGCGATCCGGGGCAGGCGCTGATCCAGGGGCTCGTCGAGCTCACGGACCGTGCCGGCGTCGACGCGTCCGACGTGGTGGCCGTCCTGCACGGGACCACCGTCGCGACGAACGCGGTGCTCGAGCACCGCGGCGCGCGGACCGGGATGATCACCACCGAGGGCTTCCGCGACGTCGTGCACATCGGCCGTCATCAGCGCCCCGAGCACTACTCGGTCATGCAGGACATCCCGTGGCAGTCGCGCCCGTTCGTCGAGCGCTGCCATCGCAAGACGGTGTCCGAGCGGCTCATCCCGCCGCGCGGCGACGTCATGCGACCGCTCGACGAGGACGCCGTGCGCGTCGCCGCCCGCGAGCTGCGCGAGGCGGGAGTCGAGGCGGTTGCGGTCTGCTTCCTGTTCTCCTACCTCGACCCGGCGCACGAGCGGCGGGCCGCCGAGATCGTGCGCGAGGAGATGCCGGACGCCTTCGTGACGACGAGCGCCGACGTCGTGCCGCAGTTCCGCGAGTTCGAGCGCTTCACCACGACGTCGATCAACGCCTTCGTCGGACCCGGCACGGGCCGGTACCTCGGCCGGCTCAGCGCCGGTCTCGACGCGGCGGGGATCCGCGGCCAGGTCGGGATCATGCGCTCCAACGGCGGGCTGGCGAGCGCGGACGCCGCGGCGGAGCGCCCGGTGACGATGCTCATGTCCGGGCCCGCGGCCGGCGTGCTCGGCGGAGCCTGGGCAGGCTCGCTGATCGGACGCAAGCGCCTGATCACCTTCGACGTCGGCGGCACGTCGGCCGACATCGCGATCGTCACCGAACAGGGCGTCGTCGAGGCGTCGGCGCGCGACTCCCAGGTCGCCGGCTTTCCCGTGCTCGTCCCCATGATCGACGTTCACGCCATCGGCGCGGGCGGCGGCTCCATCGCGCGGGTGGACGACGTCGGCGCCTTCCGCGTCGGCCCGCAGAGTGCGGGCGCGGAGCCGGGGCCCGCGGCCTACGGCAACGGCGGCGATCAGCCGACGGTCACGGACGCCCACGTCGCGCTGGGCCGCCTCGACCCGGACCGCTTCCTCGGCGGCCGCATGCAGCTCGACCGCGACGCTGCTCTCGCCGTGATCGAGCGCCTCGCCGGGGAGATGGAGATGGACGCCGACGCGGCGGCGGAAGGGGTGCTCGCGCTCGTCAACGCGACGATGGCCCAGGCGATCCGCTCGCGCACCGTCCAGAAGGGCCACGACCCGCGCGAGTTCGCGCTCGTGGCGTTCGGCGGCGCCGGGCCGCTGCATGCCGCCGAGGTCGCTGCCGAGCTCGAGATCCCCGAGGTGATCGTGCCGCCGCATCCGGGCATCACGTCGGCCACCGGCCTGCTGACGAGCGATCTGCGCTACGACGGCATGCGCACGGTCTTCGCGTCGGAGCGCGACATCGACTTCGGCGATCTCGGCCGGCGCCTCGACGAGCTCGAGGAGGAGCTGCGCGGCGGGCTTCGCCGCGACGGCGTGCGCGACGGGGACATGCGCGTCGAGCGCGCTCTCGACTGCCGCTATCGCGGTCAGGGCTACGAGCTGCGGGTGCCGCTCGGGGCGAGCGGCGTCGACGCAGAGGCGTTCGCGACGTTCCACCGGCTGCACCGGATGGAGTACGGCCGTGAGTTCGCCGTTCCGATCGAGGTCGTCAACATGCGCATCACGGTGTCGGGCGCGCGCTCCAAGCTCGAGCGGGTGCCCGCGGGATCGGGTGACCTCGGCGCCGCGGTGCTCGACCGCCGCCCCGCGGTGTTCCGCGTCGACGGCGAGCTGCGCGCGATGGAGACCGTGATCGTCGATCGCGCCAACCTCTCCCCGGGCAATCAGGTGGACGGCCCCGCCATCTTCGTGCAGGAGGACACGACCACGGTCGTGCCACCGGGCTGGCGGGCCCGGACCGAGGACAACGGGGTCCTCGTGCTGACATCGATCGCGAACGGAGGCTGA
- a CDS encoding hydantoinase B/oxoprolinase family protein — translation MATTTRVDPVTAAVIAGALESIATEMGHKLARMSYSSIIRESEDFGCVICDADGQQLCESPQSTPLQSGPIPGYVRGINRRFAELGDAWGPGDVVMHNHSYYGASHQPDVAFVIPVFHGDQLVGFSATAAHHLDLGALTPGTVGIVDAIDSYAEGLQFNAVKVEEDGRRNEQVWRMVADNVRIPALVLPDMEAQIAGARLGAERYLQLIERYGLDTVRAASADLLDQSEAALRRAIERIPDGRYEAEGMLDGFPELADPQYRDWVVRVAITVEGSSMHVDLTGTSEQTDKPYNMPFVGTVDIAVLLTVRSILLDSAVHDAVPANSGLFRPITIEAPLGSMANPVFPAPTTGRAMGGNIVADTVMRALAPVVPDRVSAGIGNLKATALSGVTDGEPWVHMEIIEGSYGGRLGKDGLDAVDTLYANTRNNPIEDVESHHPLRIERYELWEGHVGDGRWRGGLGCVRDIGFTAPGGYTIDGDGTRHAPPGLFGGEPGSPGSVILNPGTDRETVLPPKVAHRRAEAGDVLRFIGPAGGGYGPPSERDPEARRADAMNGLTSEA, via the coding sequence ATGGCGACGACGACACGGGTCGATCCAGTGACCGCGGCGGTGATCGCGGGCGCACTCGAGTCGATCGCGACCGAGATGGGCCACAAGCTCGCGCGCATGTCGTACTCGTCGATCATCCGAGAGTCCGAGGACTTCGGGTGCGTGATCTGCGATGCCGACGGTCAGCAGCTGTGCGAGTCGCCCCAGTCGACGCCGCTGCAGTCGGGTCCGATCCCCGGCTACGTCCGCGGCATCAACCGGCGATTCGCCGAGCTGGGCGACGCCTGGGGGCCAGGCGACGTCGTGATGCACAACCACTCCTACTACGGTGCCTCGCACCAGCCCGACGTCGCCTTCGTGATCCCGGTCTTCCACGGCGATCAGCTCGTCGGGTTCTCGGCCACGGCGGCCCACCACCTCGATCTCGGCGCGCTGACCCCCGGCACCGTGGGCATCGTCGACGCCATCGACTCCTACGCCGAGGGACTGCAGTTCAACGCGGTCAAGGTGGAGGAGGACGGCCGGCGCAACGAACAGGTGTGGCGGATGGTGGCCGACAACGTCCGGATCCCGGCACTCGTCCTGCCGGACATGGAGGCCCAGATCGCCGGCGCGCGTCTCGGCGCCGAGCGGTATCTCCAGCTCATCGAGCGCTACGGGCTCGATACGGTGCGCGCCGCTTCCGCTGACCTGCTCGACCAGAGCGAGGCGGCCCTGCGCCGGGCGATCGAGCGGATACCGGACGGGCGCTACGAGGCGGAGGGCATGCTCGACGGCTTCCCTGAGCTGGCCGACCCGCAGTATCGCGACTGGGTCGTTCGCGTGGCGATCACGGTCGAGGGCTCGAGCATGCACGTCGACCTCACCGGTACGTCGGAGCAGACCGACAAGCCGTACAACATGCCGTTCGTCGGCACCGTCGACATCGCCGTGCTGCTGACCGTGCGCTCGATCCTGCTGGATTCGGCGGTGCACGACGCGGTGCCCGCGAACTCCGGGCTGTTCCGGCCGATCACGATCGAGGCGCCGCTCGGCTCGATGGCCAACCCGGTCTTCCCCGCGCCGACGACCGGGCGAGCCATGGGGGGCAACATCGTCGCCGACACCGTCATGCGGGCGCTCGCGCCCGTCGTGCCCGACCGTGTCAGCGCCGGCATCGGCAACCTCAAGGCGACCGCGCTGTCGGGGGTGACCGACGGCGAGCCGTGGGTGCACATGGAGATCATCGAAGGCAGCTACGGCGGCCGGCTCGGCAAGGACGGTCTCGACGCGGTCGACACCCTGTACGCCAACACGCGCAACAACCCGATCGAGGACGTCGAGAGCCATCATCCGCTGCGGATCGAGCGCTACGAGCTGTGGGAGGGCCACGTCGGCGACGGGCGCTGGCGCGGAGGCCTGGGATGCGTGCGCGACATCGGCTTCACCGCACCCGGCGGGTACACCATCGACGGGGACGGCACGCGCCACGCCCCTCCGGGCCTGTTCGGCGGCGAGCCGGGCAGCCCGGGATCGGTGATCCTCAACCCCGGCACCGACCGCGAGACCGTCCTGCCGCCGAAGGTCGCGCATCGCCGGGCCGAGGCGGGAGACGTGCTGCGCTTCATCGGGCCCGCCGGAGGGGGCTACGGGCCGCCGTCCGAGCGCGACCCCGAGGCGCGCCGCGCGGACGCCATGAACGGTCTGACGAGCGAAGCGTGA
- a CDS encoding GntR family transcriptional regulator yields the protein MARTEDGGNRIGSTYEALRQEIMGGRLAPGARLKPGEVAERLGVSIPVVREALTRLVGDRLVVSRAHQGFSVVALTSEHLTQHTEARIRIDGLAVRLATERGDLEWESSVVAALHRLLSTPQRTANEQDSVSDAWAAAHFSFHHAIVSGCGNDVLLDIRDQLASTADLIVHWAAAKRPQRDAVDEHNAIADAVIARDGERAASLLESHYQTTADSLIVSGLVGP from the coding sequence ATGGCACGGACCGAAGACGGAGGCAACAGGATCGGCAGCACCTACGAGGCGCTGCGCCAGGAGATCATGGGCGGTCGGCTGGCGCCCGGTGCGCGGCTCAAACCGGGCGAGGTCGCCGAGCGGCTCGGCGTCAGCATCCCTGTGGTGCGCGAGGCGCTCACGCGGCTCGTCGGCGACCGGCTCGTCGTCTCACGGGCCCACCAGGGCTTCTCGGTCGTCGCGCTCACGTCCGAGCACCTGACGCAACACACCGAAGCGCGGATCCGGATCGACGGGCTCGCCGTCCGCCTCGCGACCGAACGCGGTGATCTCGAGTGGGAGTCCTCGGTGGTCGCGGCCCTGCATCGGCTCCTCAGCACCCCGCAGCGCACCGCGAACGAGCAGGACTCGGTGTCCGACGCCTGGGCGGCGGCGCATTTCAGCTTTCACCACGCGATCGTCTCGGGCTGCGGCAACGACGTGCTGCTGGACATCCGCGATCAGCTCGCCTCCACCGCCGACCTGATCGTGCACTGGGCGGCGGCGAAGCGCCCGCAGCGCGACGCCGTCGACGAGCACAACGCGATCGCCGACGCGGTCATCGCGCGTGACGGCGAGCGCGCTGCCTCACTGCTGGAGAGCCACTACCAGACGACGGCGGACTCGCTCATCGTCAGCGGGCTCGTCGGGCCCTGA
- a CDS encoding hydantoinase B/oxoprolinase family protein, which yields MVSAGGSRTAVDPIAREVIQNRMIAIVREMSVALQRAAYSPIICEVKDFSSVLLRPNGDVMAQAEGIPVFLGSMQQTLAPVLERYPLAEMRPGDVFISNDPYTANGTHKNDINLLKPIFWEGRPVVFAVTKGHWTDIGGKDPGSWSADATNTYQEGVTVPPLRLYHAGERNEELLELLLASVRMRDDNLGDLMAQLSACHVAEVRVHEMLEKYGPALVGACVESLFDYVEAHVRSEIAKVPDGTYTAEDFLDSDGVSDEPVRVVVHVTIDGSDVAFDLTDCDAQRPGSCGNCSRVVAEASLRVAMKCLLGPQLAANQGFYRPMSLTTRPGTITDPIHPAAGTTADNLVRALIEGVFSALAPVLPDQVQAGIFGGVQAMVIAGVDPRHGQPYIHFMPYAGGWGARSSKDGINGLCPILNGDNDNVPVEVTEAKFPLLVERYELIEDSGGPGRFRGGLGIRTDYRVRSEGAMVSCVMSRWRFAPPGLFGGGDGMCSSLVLYADGDRAENSPMLGGRGVERDCLISHRVGGGGGFGDPRERDPERVRSDVREGYVSAAAAERDYGLDADRLRAS from the coding sequence ATGGTGAGCGCCGGCGGATCGCGCACGGCCGTCGATCCGATCGCTCGCGAGGTGATCCAGAACCGCATGATCGCGATCGTCCGCGAGATGTCGGTTGCGCTGCAGCGCGCGGCCTACTCGCCGATCATCTGCGAGGTCAAGGACTTCTCCAGCGTGCTGCTGCGCCCGAATGGGGACGTGATGGCGCAGGCCGAGGGGATCCCGGTCTTCCTCGGGTCGATGCAGCAGACGCTCGCGCCCGTGCTGGAGCGCTATCCGCTGGCGGAGATGCGGCCGGGCGACGTGTTCATCTCGAACGATCCGTACACGGCCAACGGCACGCACAAGAACGACATCAACCTGCTCAAGCCGATCTTCTGGGAAGGCCGGCCGGTGGTCTTCGCGGTGACGAAGGGGCACTGGACCGACATCGGCGGCAAGGACCCGGGCAGCTGGTCCGCCGACGCGACGAACACCTATCAGGAGGGCGTGACCGTCCCGCCCCTGCGCCTGTATCACGCGGGGGAGCGCAACGAGGAGCTCCTCGAGCTCCTGCTCGCGTCCGTCCGGATGCGCGACGACAACCTCGGCGATCTCATGGCCCAGCTGTCGGCCTGCCACGTCGCCGAGGTGCGCGTGCACGAGATGCTCGAGAAGTACGGCCCGGCGCTGGTCGGCGCCTGCGTGGAGTCGCTGTTCGACTACGTCGAGGCGCACGTGCGCAGCGAGATCGCCAAGGTGCCCGACGGCACCTACACCGCCGAGGACTTCCTCGACAGCGACGGGGTGAGCGACGAGCCGGTCCGGGTCGTCGTGCACGTGACGATCGACGGCAGCGATGTGGCGTTCGACCTCACCGACTGCGATGCCCAGCGTCCGGGGTCGTGCGGCAACTGCAGCCGCGTGGTCGCCGAGGCGTCGCTGCGGGTGGCGATGAAGTGCCTGTTGGGACCGCAGCTCGCCGCCAACCAGGGGTTCTACCGGCCGATGAGCCTCACGACCCGGCCGGGGACGATCACCGATCCGATCCATCCCGCGGCCGGCACGACCGCCGACAACCTCGTGCGCGCCCTCATCGAGGGCGTGTTCTCGGCGTTGGCCCCGGTCCTGCCCGACCAGGTGCAGGCCGGCATCTTCGGCGGCGTCCAGGCCATGGTCATCGCCGGCGTGGACCCCCGGCACGGCCAGCCCTACATCCACTTCATGCCGTACGCCGGTGGATGGGGCGCGCGGTCGTCCAAGGACGGCATCAACGGCCTGTGCCCGATCCTCAACGGCGACAACGACAACGTTCCCGTCGAGGTGACCGAGGCGAAGTTCCCGCTCCTCGTCGAGCGCTACGAGCTCATTGAGGACTCCGGCGGCCCAGGGCGCTTCCGCGGCGGCCTGGGCATCCGGACCGACTACCGCGTGCGCAGCGAGGGAGCCATGGTCTCGTGCGTCATGTCGCGATGGCGCTTCGCGCCGCCCGGGCTGTTCGGTGGCGGCGACGGCATGTGCTCGTCGCTCGTGCTCTACGCCGATGGGGACCGCGCCGAGAACAGCCCGATGCTCGGCGGGCGGGGCGTCGAGCGCGACTGCCTGATCTCGCACCGGGTGGGCGGGGGCGGCGGCTTCGGCGATCCACGCGAGCGCGATCCCGAGCGGGTGCGGTCCGACGTCCGCGAGGGCTACGTGTCAGCCGCGGCCGCGGAACGCGACTACGGGCTCGACGCCGATCGGCTCCGAGCGTCGTGA
- a CDS encoding M20 family metallo-hydrolase, translating into MSGLAHDLRTVARFSDRDDQITRLAWSPAHVEAMRWMVGEATALGLDAGIDAAGNVVARWGPATGPALAVGSHLDSVPDAGRLDGVLGVLAALAAVRRLQAQGFTPRRPVWVIAFMDEEGARFGTPLFGSRAFVGEDLEPSLAAVDADGVSIADAMRKAGFTPDRLGDACAIDRVGAYLELHIEQGPVLEKAGADIGVVRAISGGAVLAVGFTGHAGHAGTVPMDMRRDALVGGARAIVALRDAALGGGDLRITVGRIAAHPGGTNVIPGGCELSVDIRSADPDALDRGRDVVGRIVERIASEEGLQGSVRTLTEFAPLQLDETIIATVARAAAAESAVALDVVSGAGHDALVIGRAVPAGMIFVPSRNGISHHPEEATSADQCELGERVLARAIRALAGQDTNGGEIDERRDSGGQAGRAAFRPPAGSRVHRGAVGPGDGAAGAAG; encoded by the coding sequence GTGAGCGGGCTGGCGCATGATCTGCGCACGGTCGCGAGGTTCAGCGACCGCGACGATCAGATCACGCGCCTGGCGTGGTCGCCGGCCCACGTCGAGGCCATGCGCTGGATGGTCGGCGAAGCGACCGCGCTCGGGCTGGATGCCGGCATCGACGCCGCCGGAAACGTCGTGGCCCGGTGGGGCCCGGCGACCGGTCCCGCGCTCGCCGTCGGATCCCATCTCGACTCGGTGCCCGACGCGGGCCGGCTCGACGGCGTCCTCGGGGTCCTCGCGGCGCTGGCCGCGGTACGCCGCCTCCAGGCGCAGGGCTTCACACCGCGCCGGCCGGTGTGGGTCATCGCCTTCATGGACGAGGAGGGAGCCCGGTTCGGTACGCCGCTGTTCGGGAGCCGCGCGTTCGTCGGCGAGGACCTCGAGCCGAGCCTGGCCGCGGTCGACGCCGACGGCGTCTCGATCGCCGACGCCATGCGGAAGGCCGGCTTCACGCCGGATCGGCTGGGGGACGCCTGCGCGATCGACCGCGTCGGGGCGTACCTCGAGCTGCACATCGAGCAGGGGCCCGTCCTCGAGAAGGCGGGCGCCGACATCGGCGTCGTGCGGGCCATCTCGGGCGGCGCCGTCCTGGCCGTCGGCTTCACGGGCCATGCCGGCCATGCCGGCACGGTTCCGATGGACATGCGCCGTGACGCCCTGGTCGGGGGCGCCCGAGCGATCGTGGCGCTGCGCGACGCCGCTCTGGGCGGCGGCGACCTGCGGATCACGGTGGGACGGATCGCGGCGCATCCGGGCGGGACGAACGTCATCCCGGGAGGGTGTGAGCTCAGCGTCGACATCCGGTCGGCCGATCCCGACGCGCTCGATCGCGGGCGCGACGTCGTCGGGCGGATCGTGGAGCGGATCGCCTCCGAGGAGGGTCTGCAGGGGAGCGTCCGGACGCTGACGGAGTTCGCTCCCCTTCAGCTCGACGAGACGATCATCGCGACGGTGGCGCGAGCCGCGGCGGCCGAGTCGGCCGTCGCACTCGACGTGGTCAGCGGCGCGGGCCACGACGCGCTGGTGATCGGGCGCGCCGTGCCGGCGGGAATGATCTTCGTTCCCAGCCGGAACGGCATCAGCCACCACCCCGAGGAGGCGACGTCCGCCGACCAATGCGAGCTGGGCGAGCGGGTGCTCGCGCGGGCCATCCGCGCCCTTGCCGGTCAAGACACGAACGGAGGAGAGATCGATGAGCGTCGAGACAGCGGAGGACAAGCCGGCCGGGCAGCGTTCCGCCCCCCGGCTGGGAGTCGGGTTCATCGGGGCGCCGTCGGTCCCGGAGATGGTGCGGCTGGCGCGGCGGGCTGA
- a CDS encoding aminotransferase-like domain-containing protein, with the protein MSVISFGRGMPSVDIVDMDALEAAAHRAFRRDRAGIAGYGPPAGHPPLRSWIAERHGVDLERVFISNGSMQAMSFLFDHVLRPGDAALVESPTFDLTLRALRRRGADVHGIAVDADGLNVDAVAAALDAGVPARLLHVVPNFQNPTGTTLPPERRRALVELLSDRGVLLLEDDPYADLRFAGTPLAPMLGTAAPDEIVYSSSFSKIVCPGVRVGYLIAPPPVVSALEEASLETYLSANTLSQAVVYELCAGGALDAAIAKAVAGLAERARTLVTALRRELPDARFTVPEGGYFVWLELAPDTDAVALSQELEADQVTVMPGTCFTVSGGRHALRLSYASVTPPEIDEGIARLAAVYRAHRGSVDGTASAATMPAAAGASHDRQGA; encoded by the coding sequence ATGAGCGTGATCTCCTTCGGGCGCGGCATGCCGTCGGTCGACATCGTCGACATGGACGCGCTGGAGGCGGCCGCGCACCGGGCGTTTCGCCGTGATCGAGCCGGGATAGCCGGCTACGGGCCGCCCGCCGGACATCCACCGCTGCGCTCGTGGATCGCCGAACGGCACGGCGTCGATCTCGAGCGGGTCTTCATCAGCAACGGCTCGATGCAGGCGATGTCGTTCCTCTTCGACCACGTCCTGCGTCCGGGCGACGCGGCGCTGGTCGAGTCGCCGACGTTCGACCTGACGCTGCGCGCTCTGCGCCGGCGGGGCGCTGACGTCCACGGCATCGCCGTCGACGCTGACGGATTGAACGTCGATGCGGTCGCGGCGGCGCTCGACGCGGGGGTGCCCGCGCGCCTGCTGCACGTGGTGCCCAACTTCCAGAACCCCACCGGCACGACGCTGCCGCCGGAGCGGCGCCGGGCCCTCGTGGAGCTTCTGTCGGACCGCGGCGTCCTGCTGCTCGAGGACGATCCCTACGCCGACCTGCGGTTTGCCGGCACCCCACTGGCGCCGATGCTCGGCACGGCGGCGCCGGACGAGATCGTCTACAGCTCGTCGTTCTCGAAGATCGTCTGCCCCGGCGTCCGCGTCGGGTATCTGATCGCGCCCCCGCCGGTCGTGTCCGCGCTGGAGGAGGCATCGCTGGAGACCTACCTCAGCGCGAACACGCTTTCGCAGGCCGTCGTGTACGAGCTCTGCGCCGGCGGCGCGCTCGACGCCGCGATCGCGAAGGCGGTCGCCGGCCTGGCGGAGCGGGCGCGCACCCTCGTCACGGCGCTGCGGCGGGAGCTGCCGGATGCGCGGTTCACCGTTCCCGAGGGCGGCTACTTCGTGTGGCTCGAGCTCGCGCCCGACACCGATGCCGTCGCGCTGAGCCAGGAGCTCGAGGCGGACCAGGTGACCGTCATGCCGGGCACGTGCTTCACCGTGAGCGGCGGCCGCCACGCGCTGCGGCTCTCCTATGCGAGCGTGACGCCGCCGGAGATCGACGAGGGGATCGCGCGGCTCGCCGCGGTGTACCGGGCGCACCGCGGGAGCGTCGACGGGACCGCGAGCGCCGCGACCATGCCGGCGGCAGCCGGGGCGAGTCACGACAGGCAAGGGGCGTAA